TCAAAGTCGTTTGAATTTTCATCTTCTTTACATTAAAGCCAAGTAAATTAGGGTTCATTACTACCTCCGTGAGCTGACATTCATTTATACACCATTGGGACTGACTAATAAATGTTAGATAAATGCAAAATTGCAAATTAAGAGATCAAAACAAGTATGTGTTGGATCTTGATGTGGCTTATTAATTGTAAGCTGGAATATCATCTAAGTACTTTTTATTTTACTGTCTTATCTTGATGGATTTGCTATATATAAGCTATTTATTTTCATAATAAGACTCTCAAAATAAGTCTCTATAGATCTAcaaaaaaacacataaaaattgTACTTTAAAGCTCTAAAAAGTATTTATTTCGATAGAGGAATTTGTCCTCTAATTtgtcattattttttttaatagagGAATTTGTCCTCTAATTTGATGTTGCTCTAATTTTTGTGATAAAACACgctttgagaggaaaaagaaaaaagtataCTTTTGCTGTGATTTTTGTGACATTCATTTATACACCATTGGATCTCTTTGCTCAGTTGATTAAGGTATAATTTGGATATTGCTAACCAAGTTGTACTCCTTGAtcaataaatatattataaataattTAGGGTAAGTAATCACAATAATTTGATGAAAGGCCAAAGGAAATTTCCTATCACAGTGTCACTCTATCCacaatttaaaaacaaaaacgGTCCAAAAACAAACATCCCAAATTCATTCGGGGCAGATCTCTTCAAAAACTGGCAGTCGTCTTTTGCTAGGATCTCTAGGACCATAAAGAATTCTATCAATGAACGTATCCAAGAATTTCACCGCCTTCACTTTCTCTGAGTCCTTCCCTGATTTTCTACAATTTCCGGTCACATCCACAATACCATCCATTAGGGGCGACCAAATTTTGTTATCACccgattcttgagactcatgAATCTCCCCTTTTTTTATCACGACAGTAACATCGTTCGACTTCTTGGTTATCAGAGTTGGTTGATCCGACCAAATTTTGTTATCGTCGTTCGACTTCTTGGTTATCAGAGTTGGTTGATCTGACCAAATTTTATTATCGCCCGATTCTTGAAACTCAtgaatctcccccttttttatcACGGTAGTATCATCGTTCAACTTCAATGCACTTGTGATTGAAGAATTGTTGTTGGCTGCAGTGTCAAAATTGTCACTCATGAAGACCTGTCTTGGTACATAAAGAATTTTTGATCTTTGATCATTGCCATCACAATAGGTGGTGTCTTCTGTGCCAACTTCTGGCAGATTGCTTTTGCCTATAGGCAAAGGAGACTTTGGTGATCTAAACATCTTACTGTTTATATAAAACCTGTCCATTGAAAAGCAAACAATTTTAGTCACTCTTCATTCTATAATGGTAAGAATTAAGCACAACAATGTCAACAACCAACACTAGCTAGCACCAGGGATGAAGGCATCCCAGATACTGAAATCCCAGCAATCATGCCCAAGCTAAATCAATTTCCTATGCATCAGTTGCTTGTGAAGTTAACATTAAAACTTTAGACTTGACTTAAGATTGAAGGGTTTGAATTTAGCCACTCTTCAAGAATACTTCTAAAATCGCAGAATAAACAGTACTGGAAACAAATCATGAAAGGGTTTCATAAGACTAGATTTTTGAAGTCAAATCTTTTCAGGAAATCCATAATGTGCATACcctagagaaaaaaaaaatcccatatTCGAGAATAGCTAGTGACCAATCAGGAAATCTATATCCAAACAGGAAGGAATTTAATTTAGTATAGCTGATAACGTTAATTGCACTAGATATCTACAATTCATCACATGCGAAAACAAATATATTTAATTGGCAAATTCAAATTAAAAAGATCATATTATCGTATTATATGAACGTGATAAGATCAAACTTTCAACTCAAGCAACTCCAAATTGTTATGCATAGCCACTTCATATGTTTGatatttgttttttgtttttttcttcgTATAAATATGGGTTTTCAAACCTGTCAATATCTTTGTAAGAAAGGTAACTATTTTCTCAAAAACAGATGGAGACTGTCTAAACACAGTCTCTATGTATAATGGCTACCATGCAAAAATCATCACCATTGGCCTTATATCAACAAGATTTATCAGTAGCATATCAAAACGTTTACAGTCATAAACATATGCTTACAAGGATTAAATCCACCCCAAATCATATAATTTATAtgaataaacaaataaaaatgcaaaatcCGGCCCTCCCCCGTCTATTTCTTAAATCCCACCCCTCCCCTATtggaacaaataaaaaaaaaaccaaatatatataaatgcggaaccaaaaatgaaaaacgcaagaccaaaaataaaaaactcaaagCCAGAAATAAACACAAGTACCGTGGACAAGAGACGGCAGACAACTTCTTAGAGAGAGGCAGaagactttttcttttttgatttcatgctattaaattaaaaataggGATCACTACTACTTATATAGAAGTAAATAAGCAATTAAGGACAACAAAAGGAGGAACGTAAAGGAGTTGAAGTCCAATACCAACTCTAATTTGGAGAAACTTCCCAATTCAATTTGGACTCGGACCAAGAATCCTAATTAATTAAGACACCGCCTAAACATCACTTATGTACCTAAATCAAATCGTAAAATATGAATacatgtatttatatatatatatatatatatatatatataattcgtACTTTCATACCATATTATTGCATAAAACAGATACAAGAAACGTGAACAAAAATTGTAGATATATCAAAAATGAAAGATAACAAAAATTACGCTTTTGAAGGTCCATCCAACAGAGAATATTTCACATGTACTTATTGTTCAATAATTATAATTCACTTAGTAGAACATTCTTTCTTCAACAAATATTTCAATTAGACAAACATTCCACTATAACAAGAATTAGTGGAATTTTGGAAAtttaccaaatgtagatcttaTATACTTTATGGACTGACTTTGATTCAATCAGAACTACTTTTGAGGGAGAAAATACTTCCATGCATGTATCAATGGGTTTTTTTTCTCACAATTTCCCCAATAATTCCAATAGACAACGACAATTTGTTCATCCTGGTTTTACCTGTACTCTATATGCTCTGCGTTCAATTTGTATTCCTCAATGATGATGGTGGTCTGTATTTTAAATGATTGAAGTTGTTACTTTAGGTTAAAAAAAACCCTTATTTAACCTGAGGATACGAAACCACTGCAGAATCTCTTGAAAGTATACTCCTCTTTAACGGggaaagtatatatatatatatatagtgtgTGTGCGCGTGCTTTTCGTGCATGTGAGTTTCTTGGAAAGTTGAAGGTAGGGATTAATGCAAATACCTGCTTGGCATCTGTTGAAGAAGATGACACTAAACAGCtccttttttattattattattaagaGACTAAAACTTGAGAAGGAGTTTAATGGGGTTCTTGGGATTTGTAGTGAAAGTGCATAATTctatattatttatattatcTTGGGTTCTTGAGGAGGAAGTATTGCGTTAATCAATTAAAAGAGATTGTAgggatggaaaaaaaaaaagaaagaaagaaagagaaggaaaggGAAATTTTTGGAGAAAGGCAAGAAGAACCATTCATGTTTGGAAATATCAAGCAATTTCCATAACTGTGGTTGAACTTTGTAAAGTGGGATGCTTTCACAGAAGACATAAGTAGCAAAATAGTTAAATCTGGCCATGTTTGGTTTTTAGTTTGTCCATTACAATCCATCTCAGATACTTATTCTCAATTATAGcacaaaaaatttcttaatttttcgAGTATTATAAACCACTAGGGTCGGCAGTTAAGGGAAGGCTTCTATGGTCTTTCTCAGTGTTAGAGTTAAGGTTCAAATCTTATACCTAACAGTTGGAGGCTAGAAGGACGTGGAGAGAGGTGGaagggccaaaaaaaaaattcctggTATTATTGTCAATTATTTCTTGGGTTAGATGCAAAATGCACCCTCTAACTATGCTCAATTAGCAACTTGCCTTCTATACTATCAATTGTAGTAATTTACTATCTTATACTTTGAATTTTGAGCACATTGGTCCAATTAAATTAACGTGACTAGTAATTATTTATTGAAAGGACAACAATAACCCCACAAATAATCTGTTTCCTAGAATACCCCTTTCTTTAATCTATTTGATCTTTTTTTTCAACCATAAAAAATCCTACACATCTTGCCATTACCACTACACCAAAATACCTACCATTGAACCCCTGCAATTGAAGAATAAAAATCAATACTAGATTATATAAAACTATATCAAAATCAAGGCTTTATATCAGGGCTAAAAACCCATCAGTAACAATGCAAAAAATTGAAGATACCATAAATCCACACCAAATCTTCAAATAGCAAAACCCATAATACAATCTTATCTTATGTAGAACCAATCGCATactaaatcaaatttcaatGTGCAGCAAGTAGAAATAAAAACACCCAACAACATAGACAATTACAGAAATTAAAAGGATGAAAAATGATGGGATTTGGGCCTCTTGAATCAAAAGTGTCGGGAGATCGGCTAGTAGTAATGTGGGTTGGCAAATTTGAAGTGGGTTGTGATTTTGGAACTTGAGAAACAATGAAAATTCAAAGAGAAGGCACTCAAAAGAGGGAGGTAATGATAGGTCTATGAAGTTAGGGGGCTACAGAGGTAGATTTGAGTGGGAAGGTGAAGAGCGATCCATATTAGGGAGTTTGATGTGAGGAATGGGACGGATAATAATTTAGTGGTGTCGTTTAGAGGAGGAGAAAAAGGAAGGTTACTAGTGAGTTTAGACTTTAGAAGAGAAAAACATAGGAGAGATGTGGATAATTTAGGTAGTTGGTCATTTAATTAGGGATAAATTTGTCACACCACCTAATTTTAAACAATCTACAACGAAATCGGTAATATATTAAGGCGCAAATCTCTACAATTGATAGTTTAGAGGGTAAGTCGCTAACCAAGCATAGTTCATGGGTGCACTTTACACTTAACCCttatttctttttacttttcttttctaactATATAtgtcttccaaaaattaaaaaaaaatatcggCCTTGTCTCTCTAAAGACTGTTAAAGGCAAATTTCTGTAAATACTGTCAAATAAGAAACCATGACAAATTTGGTATTTTGAACAAATTAGTGCTGTAGTAGGGGCTGCCGGCGTTAAGGGAAATTGaatttatttttgattttttaagtGGCATAGCAATTTAAaagaataataatttaaaaaaaattgccaaTAACTGCATTGCTTAGCCACATCCAAATCCAATTTTTTGATGCGGCGTAGTTCCAATAACTGCATCGTTGATCACAAGTTGATCAACGGTGtgaatattttttgaaaaaaaattgaagacaCCGCATTGCGGCGAATATTTAGCCACATCCAATTTTGGATGCGGCGTAGTTCCAACACTATTGATCAAGGCCTTTCCACTATATCTACAAATCTTTCCTGGTCGAGATGCAGTTAGACTCCTATGGTGGACCCCTCTGAAGATGACGAGGATGAACAAATGCCTGAAACACTACTTGGGAGGTCTAAGCGGCTACAGCTGCAGCGAGGTCTAAGCGGCTGAGAGTGCAATGGAGATGCGATTGCTCTATTTTCCAACACGATAGAGGCAAGAGGCGCATTGATGGGTGATTACAATTTGTAGTGTTCATTGGTGATTTGTAGCTTTAAACAATGACAATACTTTTTACTTTGTTATATTAGACATTTATAGTTGATGCTACATTATTTATGGTACTTCGTAAATGTAAAAAACTTTAATAATTAGGATGCAGCGtcataaatttaaattaatttttgtatttcAATTTGGAATCTAAACCTCGCTTTTACCCATTCATCAATATTTGATCACCGATTAATGCTGAAAACCAAATAGCATGTTTTTAACGTAATTTTTGCTTTAAAGCATTATACATTCTAAGATTAATTTTGGGTTTAGCGTTGATAAATTATGATTTAGGGTTTAAGATTTATgaattagggtttagggtttataCATTAGGATTTATGGtttataaattagggtttaaggTTTATGGTTGATAATTAGAGTTTGGGgtttagttttaaaaaaataaaatttattcatCGCCGAGCatctttacaaaaaaaaaattttctagtcATTTCTTGTGgaccagaaaaggaaaaagaaaaaaattattttctcgATTGCCGATTATTTGAAATGCGGTGACCCTTACATCAGCACAACTCCTGGGACAACACTACTCCGACTTTTCTCATATTAACATTATTTATAGAAATTCGCCCTATTAAAGATATAAAAGCATTTTTTCTTACTACATACTAACTATTGTTAAATGACATATCATTCCAAGTTTGTATTGTACAGAAAACgattttttccttattttagtaaaaaaaaaaaaattttgctatCTCACCTTAAATTAATTTGATCCCAGATGCTCATTCTACTAAACCATCACTCAATCCTACTTTTCAACTAATTTGCAACTCTCTCCTTCTAAGTATTTCCTATATTTAGCTTTTCCTCAAAGAAAAATTGATTTAGAAAAAGAGCATTCCAAgtagggaaaatcgttcaaaacatccctcacatttagtgaaatgacttttttcgttcCCCATTTTTAAACGTGTAATTTTATGTTTCTTAAAAATTcatattggtcaaatttggttccTATTTAAGTTTCCAACTAATTTTTTGTCAGAATCCATCATGTGCCTTGTACataatcattttttaagggcaaattgtcaaatcaaattttatataatccGATTTATagtctctcacatttcacaaaatgaatttttttcgtccctaacattttacaaaatgaattatttcgtcCCTCAgatttcataaaatgaattttttcatccctcatatttttcaaaataaattttttcatcccccattgatcatgtgtatgaataatattttttctttaaacacatatatatatatatttatttatttgatttcacctgaatagtacaaatagcatgtgatatatttctatttgattttatcCAAACAGACTAATCATAGTTGTACACAtactattcaatagatatatacaggGGTTTAAAACTaagaattttattttaaacccatgtatatatctatatgatttcaccatgtgaatctattcaatatttgtggcttttctcttttggtaataatttatttattgaattgtaAAATAAGGTCATCTTATTAATGGGTTCTAGTTCGAATTCCATAGCAGTGCTAGCAAATTccaatttaaatttgaaatttttacttgccacttttaagaccaacagttgaattaTTTACCTtgtgattgttttaaaatttgaaagtgccaatcatttacttctttttgtcatacttttcttttatttattttttctgttcaaatttattttgataTAAACACTTGATAATGTTTAGGATTAAATGTTTTCTTCGTTTCAATTTTCGAGTAAAACGAAATGAATATGAGtgaaaaattaacaatttttttaaatccatgtatatatctatttaattttaccTAAATAGTACGAATatcatgtaatatatctcttttttattttgcctgtgcgaaatcaaatagatatatattacatgctatttgtATTACTCAggtaaaattaaatagatatatacatgggtttaaaaaaaactattcgCATACATGATCAATAAGAGATGAAAAAAtccattttgaaaaatgtgaaggataaaaaattcatttgtgaaatatgagggacgaaaaaattcattttgtgaaatgtaagggactatGAATCGacttatgtaaaatttgatttgataattttgcccttaaaaaataaTCACTTGCAAGACACATGATAGATTTCGACCAAAAATTAGTCGGAAACCTAGGTAGGAACAAAATTTaatcaatgtgaatttgtaagggacgtaaaattacacttttaaaagtgagggacgaaaaaaattattttgcaaaatgtgagagacgttttgaacgattttccttTCCAATTAATATTTCAGCGCCCCCTCCCTCCCCCCCCCCTTTTTGTGAATGAACTTATGATGAAACATTAGGAGTTAATCTTAAAGCAAAGTCAAAGTGAGATCCATAATAATTCCAATataattgtttaaaaaatattttttttatcattcaCTGTACCACTTTTTATAATATAATGCATTTGAAGTTAGAAATTTATAAAAAAGTCAACAAGTGGTTCGGAAATGTGTCTAGAGAGTAGAGAGTGAtaaagaatttatttttaaaaatgatttaCTTTTAAACTAAACACATTTATGCCAAACCTTTCAAGTATATAATACTCTCTTTAGTAGAGAAAGTCTTGATTTACGTTAAAGCCGAGGAATTATGTTTTCAAATTCCCCATTCTCCTCCCATTTTTTAAACTAGTATTTTGACCCGTGCTATGCACGGGATTacatttcaaatcaaaataatattatatatatttagaTATTGTGGTACAgaataatacatatatatatatagactaaaaattttaaagaagtGTATGCTTAACatgttgaaaaaattttaatttataatgATTTACATGATAGAGGAATTGTTAACACATTTAAGGAGAGTGTTGGTTGGATGGTAAGGTGAGAAgagttttcttaaaaaaaagtcaatttaTCAGTACCCGACAAAACATATTATGTTATACCCATATATCAAAACTTATAATATAACAAAATAAattataaccaatttattttctttcatttttagaaaaaaaaatctttctccTATCTTGTATAGCTAAAATTGTTGACTGCATTTAGATTAGCATTTTTCATAAACTTTAAcgtatatttaaaaaaatctatGTAATATATGTTTTTagagttttcaaaattattaaaaatcacCATCATTTCCCTCTTCTCTTATCCGCTAGCTAGTCATGAGATGTCTCCTACGACTTTCGTATTTTCTATCATGGTACCACTCtctctattattattattctttttcATCTATGTCATACccccctttcttcttttctcctttCTCCGCCCATCCTTGTAACCCACATTTCTTTTTCAACCTTTCTCGCCACTTTTCAAGTCCTCATCATTTTCTTCCCTCACTCCTCCCCCCATACCCAACCTCTAAATTCATATCCTTGCGACCCAATATATTTAACTTTACCTATCataatgaaaatataaaattgaaaattgattaCAATGGTTGCAATTATTAGTAtctaaaaatggaaatgaaaaactgATAATATCTGTAATATCCTCAAGTACTgcaattaatatatatatatatatatatttaacatagcaaatacatatttacatatgaagacagcaataagaatacataaaataattaatgatacCAAAAGTTATCTTTAGTGTTTGGGTTTTGCACTCTTATTCAAATCTAATCAGGGTCAAATTTGGGCcagatatatacaaattaagtaGTATTTTAGGGTCGAATGTTCTATATTTTTCTCTTAAACTAtaatgttatttttttaaaagatttttggtagaattggtgttgttattatcattatttttatcaaaaatgaacatttcaaaaaaaaatttccacgtTAAAAGGCCAGTAgtactttgttttttatttaatgatttcataatttaaatttcatgaatggtacaattcttgattttttaaatccacgacattatttcctttttgtttttctatttaattttgctCTTTTACTTAGGATTACTAtgttaaaagataaaatattatcatttacttttttacttttactaagTTTGGGAATGTTTTCTCTTTATCTACCCTCCCACTAATAaacttcaaaccaaattcctaTATAAGTGGAGCCACttcttacttatttaaattagaaAGGCACGGAAGCCACTTCTTACTTAGgtaaatgttatttgcactccattttttattatttgcaaTTCCACCATTTGCTTTATCATATAGTCTAATTAATGAAAACTATATGATCAAAATGATTATTGAAGTGTGAATAACAAAAATGGAGTGTAAATAAacttacttatttaaattaataagaAAGCATGAAAAGATATTATATTTGTTATCTCTTGTTATGGTCTTATAGAAGTTTTAATTGGAGTTGAATCATAAATAATGCAAGGCAATCGGAAACGTGATAAGTTGAAGTTCAAATAAGGTAACATGCACATTAACtaacaatttgaaatgaaatgattttaaaaaataaccaacaatttcAAATGTGAATAGTAGATATGGAAGTTAAAGagaaatatattttataaattaagttaaatgtgaaatgctagaaaaatagaATCGATAGTGGGAAGATGTGTGGAGGCTTGTtgctaaaaatcccttctcaaatttatatagatatagatccTATATTTTCTTCACCTACTaagaataacaaaagaaaaagacagaAAAATTTTAGTTCCCTCTTCATCAactaaaacagaatttttttttctcacacACTAAAAAGGGTTTATCcttatttatttgttaaaaCATTCCTAATACATCTTTACTTGAATTTTAACAGTCAAAATAATAAATTCTAACTAGTAGATTGATCTGAAGCAGTTggtcatttgaattttgaatcCTGAGAAAGATGACCCTCGACACTCAAAACAACAGTCCTGTTTCTGAAGGCTAATGTccctaataattgttttaacaTTTGAATTGCTAATCCCTTTTTCAGAAGAATGGCCCTGTTTTCAAGAACCAACAATTTGCTCAATGGCTTGTGTAAAAAATTCAGCATTCTTTTCCAATTATCGAATCCCATTTGCACAAAAGCCAATCCAGACCAATTACAGTTGGCTAACAGTCTCATCTCCATCTTCACAAGGAGACCCTTTATCCCTGAAGGCCAAGAACTGAATGTTCTGGGGTCAAAACTCACCACTGAAATCGTTGAAACCGTTTTGAAAGGGCTCAAGAGTTGGAAAATAGCTGATAGGTTTTTCAAATGGGCTTCAAGTCAATGTGGGTTCAGGCACAATTGCTATACTTACAATGCCATGGCTTCAATCCTATCACATGCTCGACAAAGTGCCTCACTGAGGGATTTAACTACAGAGCTGGTGAGTTCAAGGTGTTATATGACACCGGGGGCTTTTGGTTACTTTTTAAGGTGTTTGGGAAGTCAAGGGCTGGTTCAGGAAGCTAATGCCTTGTTTGATGAGGTGAAAAGATTGAATCTTTGTGTCCTGAATGGTTACAGCTATAGTTGCCTTTTGGAGGTGATTGCGAAGTCCGGTAATGTTGATTTGATTGACTTTAGAATAAATGAAATGCGTGGATTAGGGTGGCAGCTTGATAAGTACTCTTTGACTCCAGCGTTGCAATGTTATTGCAATGCAGGGAAGTTCCAACAGGCGTTGGATGTGTTTAATGAAATGCATCAGAAGGGATGGCTTGATGCTCATGTTTTCTCAATCTTGGCGGTGTCTTTTAGCAAATTGGGTGAGGTGGATAAAGCGTTTGAGCTGATAGAAAGGATGGATAATCTCAAGATTAACTTGAATGAGAAAACTTTCTATGTCTTGATTCATGGGTTTGTTGGGGAAGGAAGAGCAGACAAGGCCATACAACTCTTAGATAGAGTGCAGAAACTGGGAATTAGTCCAGACATTTCAATTTATGATGTGCTAATTAGAGGTCTGTGCAAGAATAAAGAGATTAAGAAAGCTCTGCAGTTGTACTCAGAAATTAATGAGTTAGGTATACACCCTGATGTTAAAACAGTTGCGGAGCttatatcatgtgtgcttgagGAGAGAGATATCATGCGGTTACTGGAGGAAAGGCCACAAGATTTAGATGCGGAATCAATTCTTCTGTTGTATAATTCTGTTTTAAAAGGTCTTGTCAATATTGGCTTAGTTAACAAAGCTCATTGTTTGCTAAGATCAATGATGCATGATGGATCGGGTATCGATCTTGATGTGGACAAACTATTTGGTGGACAAACAATTCGCCCTAACACCACTTCCTTTGAGATAATTGTTGATGCTCTTTGTTCAAGTGGTAAGTTAGATGATGCTTTGGGTCTCTTCAGAGATATGGATAGAATCAATTGTTCCCGTAGTGTAATACTGTACAATAATATGATTGATTTTTTGAGTAATGCCGATAGGCTGACTGAATGTTATGAACTGCTGATTGAGATGAAGGAATTCGGATTCCAGCCGACACATTTTACGTACAATTCCATATTTGGTTGCCTGTGCAGGCAAATGAATGTTACCCGGGCCCTTCATCTTGTCAGAGATATGCGTGCTTGTGGTCATGAGCCTTGGATAAAAAACTATACACTGCTTATCAAGAAACTGTGCAAACATGGGAGAGCAGTTGAGGCTTGTAACTTTCTTGATGAAATGGTGATAGAAGGTTTCCTTCCTGATATGGTTGCATATTCTACAGCTATTGATGGTCTTTTGAAGATCAAAGAAATAGACAGAGCTTTGAAGCTGTTTAGGGACATTTGTCTGCGTGGTTATGGCCCTGACGTGGTTGCCTACAATATTTTAATACATGGGTTGTGTAAGGCCCAAAAGTTGCCTGAAGCACAAGACCTCCTGAATGAGATGCTGGAGAAGGGGCTTGTTCCATCAGTTGTTACTTACAATTTGCTTATCGATGGATGGTGTAAGAATGGTGATATTGATCAGGCCATGTTATGCCTATTGAGAATGGCTGAGAAAGAGCGAGAGCCCAATGTCTTTACTTACACTACTTTAATAGATGGCCTATGTAATGCAGAAAGACCAAGTGATGCACTGAAGCTTTGGATGGAAATGGAAGAAACTGGGTGTGCTCCGAACAGGATAACTTTTATGGCCCTAATCAATGGGCTCTGCAAGTGCAATAGGACTTCTGATGCTCTAGTATATTTGCTCAAGATGGAGGAGAAGGACATGATTCCTGATGCTTTTATTTATGTAGCATTAATAGATGCACATTTATCTAATTCGGACCCAGGAACAGCTTTTGACTTGTTCACAAAAATGATCCAGAACAGAATTTTTCCTGATTCAACTGATAAGAACAATGTGATTCTTAAGCAAGCAATATCTAGTTTATCTGAAGATCCTAGAACCTCATCAAGTGTTAAGCATCTTATGGCCCTGGGGAGCATTCCCGCACATCTGTGTTTCTGAAGTGTGAATTAGAATAAATATCTGGTTGCACCGTTAATGGTCTAGTGTGACTATTATCAGATGGTAACTCAGTTAAAACTAAGGTGTATCAGAATGGTATAATTGAATGATATTGGAGCCTTCATCAATGAATTCATAGCATTGTACTTTTGGCCTTCAGGGTCCTTGGAGCCTCTAATCCTGCCTCCAGCTTCAGGACTATATAATTCCTTCATCTATGAATATGTGCTGTGGCATCAAAATCTATGAAAGTCCAGTTGAGACTGCAATCTAGCTGCCTCAGCTTCAGGACCAAATCTGCAAGTAGTCCCTTTTTAGTGTTGGTGAGGAATTTTTACTCATTCTTTTACAGTATGTTCTGTTTCCATTTTTACCCCCAAAAACATGTATATGCTTGGAAGATTATGGGTTTATTTAGTAGACTATTGATACTGGTGGTGAATATTAAATgatttttgttatatttttattcGCAAAATAGAAATAGGGAAATTTATGTCTGAGAAATCGACTTCACGATggatttcttctttctttcttctttctgcattctatcttcttct
This sequence is a window from Coffea eugenioides isolate CCC68of chromosome 7, Ceug_1.0, whole genome shotgun sequence. Protein-coding genes within it:
- the LOC113776850 gene encoding putative pentatricopeptide repeat-containing protein At5g08310, mitochondrial; amino-acid sequence: MALFSRTNNLLNGLCKKFSILFQLSNPICTKANPDQLQLANSLISIFTRRPFIPEGQELNVLGSKLTTEIVETVLKGLKSWKIADRFFKWASSQCGFRHNCYTYNAMASILSHARQSASLRDLTTELVSSRCYMTPGAFGYFLRCLGSQGLVQEANALFDEVKRLNLCVLNGYSYSCLLEVIAKSGNVDLIDFRINEMRGLGWQLDKYSLTPALQCYCNAGKFQQALDVFNEMHQKGWLDAHVFSILAVSFSKLGEVDKAFELIERMDNLKINLNEKTFYVLIHGFVGEGRADKAIQLLDRVQKLGISPDISIYDVLIRGLCKNKEIKKALQLYSEINELGIHPDVKTVAELISCVLEERDIMRLLEERPQDLDAESILLLYNSVLKGLVNIGLVNKAHCLLRSMMHDGSGIDLDVDKLFGGQTIRPNTTSFEIIVDALCSSGKLDDALGLFRDMDRINCSRSVILYNNMIDFLSNADRLTECYELLIEMKEFGFQPTHFTYNSIFGCLCRQMNVTRALHLVRDMRACGHEPWIKNYTLLIKKLCKHGRAVEACNFLDEMVIEGFLPDMVAYSTAIDGLLKIKEIDRALKLFRDICLRGYGPDVVAYNILIHGLCKAQKLPEAQDLLNEMLEKGLVPSVVTYNLLIDGWCKNGDIDQAMLCLLRMAEKEREPNVFTYTTLIDGLCNAERPSDALKLWMEMEETGCAPNRITFMALINGLCKCNRTSDALVYLLKMEEKDMIPDAFIYVALIDAHLSNSDPGTAFDLFTKMIQNRIFPDSTDKNNVILKQAISSLSEDPRTSSSVKHLMALGSIPAHLCF